atatgcttatgttttcatttttctcgCTAGGCAGAACTTAAAGAAGTATTTTGGCGGTGGCATCTGTAAGCAGAATATAGCCTTTATATTCAGCAGCTTGTGCTAGGAGTGTGGCGACAGCCTATCCAGATACTGCAAGGACAGAGTAGACGACAGGGTATTGCACAGGAGAGGGCTGTGGGGCACACGAAGTAGGCAGTGCCTGTCTTCATAGATGCCAAGGCTGCCACCAAAAAAGTGCAAAGCAACACAGATTTTAGACATCGTAATTGTATTGACTGGGCGCTAGTGCCCAGTAAATCATTTTAAAGAGCTTGGACCCTGGCTTGGACACTTGGTATGTGCACTTTTATGTTTTAAGTTTATTCTAAAGAAAAATTTACAGACAGTGTAAGTGTCATCTAGTGTGACAGTCCTCCATGAGTAATTAAAATGGTTTTTGTCATGAGCATAAATTTTTGGGGGGTTGAGTGGCTTGCAAGTTACGAAGATGCATCGCCTTAGCCCAGTGTGCATACATCTGTCCCTTCTTATGAAGGATACAAAGGTAAAAACAGTTACCTGCTTAGCTGCTAGCTGCTTGCAGATGAAATTAATTCTGCATTCTTCTGCACTGAGGAACATGGGTATAAATACTGCAGTAGTCCATTAGACCTTTAACAAGCCTCTCCTATAAAATTTGCTCAATCCATCTTTTTGAAGGCAGATTATGTTCAAATGCACGCTGGTCTCCGTGTTACCTAGTGGACAGATTGTAAATGCAGACTGGCATTTTAAAACAGTCATATGTTCAGCTGGCCAAACCTTGGTTCCATTTTACGGGGTGGCAAAACTCCAGCTGCATTGAGCAGTGCAGTGGTTCGAATCAAGTGGATTTTAGAGCTAGATTACAATGAGTGATATGCATAACATTAAACTGCAAGTGACTGATAACTTTAtgccataaaatgaaaaatactctaTATTTTATAGACACCTGTTCTAAGAAGTCAGGAGAAGATGGTTGGCTGTTGGTTTTTCACCTCTGGGCCAGTGTCTCTCAGTGCCAAAATTGAGAGGAAGGGATACTGTAATGGTAAGAGTAGTTATCTTCAAAACATGAATATTAAACAtctaatagggtttttttttcatctctgtgaAGCCAGTGCCTTGTAATTGAAAGAATAGTTCCATTCAGTAGGTAGTAAATTGAGATCTCTATGAACTTGGTTTAACAAAACTCATCTTGCCTTGCCCCTCGCTCCCCCTTTGGGAATATAAATTGAAAGGAAGTCCTTTTAGTAATCTTATGGAAAAGTCGTGTACGTTTGAGTGTAAAGAATAACAAAACACTTTTATTTGGAATAAAATGCTTAATTGGGGATGTAATGAGGTTTTTATGTCCTGCTTGTGTAGGTTTACATTTCTGTAGGAATGAGCTTTAGCAGCTTCATTGTCATCTTGATAACATTAGATACATTGAGGAAATAAAACATTCTGGAATTCGGTTAGTACTATATAAAAGGAAGATTGGTGCACAATTTGCAAATAAAGCTTTTATAGCTTGTTCATATTACGGTTAATGTTTCAAAATGAATCATTGTTTATACATAGAATGTTGTAGGTGGTTATAATTCTGCTTGGATACCACTCTGCAGAAAGAAACCTAGCTTGAGGAAACTAACAAGTATTGTTCTCATAACATTGCAGATGATGTACGTGCTGCATAACATGCTTTGATACTCCCAGAGGAAAGTTGGTAAATACAAGTTATTCATTgaactttttctgtctttaaggGGAAGCCATACCAATCTATGCAGAAATTGAGAACTGCTCTTCTCGTTTGATTGTTCCAAAAGCTGCCATTTTCCAAACACAAACTTACCTGGCCAGTGGGAAGACAAAAACTTTCCGTCAGATGGTTGCCAATGTCCGAGGAAACCATATTGCCTCTGGGAGTACAGATACCTGGAATGGGAAAACTCTAAAAATCCCACCTGTATCCCCCTCTATACTTGACTGCTGTATTATTAGAGTAGAATATTCATTAGCTGTAAGTATGGACTTTTACTACAAGTGTACATACTCTTGAATACTACATTGAGTTAGGAACAGAATAATTTTGTCTCCTGAGCAGCTATTAGATTTTGAATTTAGGAACaacaaatacaaacaccataTACCATATAGGTGAGAGACTGAAGATCATGAGGAGATCCTGAAATGGAAAGATAGGAATAATggggaaaatggaaaaatgtttctGGGGAAGAAGCAGCTTAGTTATAGACCTGCAGAGGTTATCGGGGGAAAGTAGTTCAAGCTGAATGGGTTCTTCCAGCCATTCTTTTCAGAAATGGGAAGACAGAACTGAAAATCAAGTGCATAATTATTTTTGTCAAcctgttgtgtattttttttatgtcATCTAGAGACAAGgtacagaaagaagaaagttgCTGGGAAATAAGGAAAGTTGCCAGACTATTAGCTAAACATACATGGGCTGAGAAAACTCTTAATTTTTAGACAGTCTGCAGTACAGGGAGTAGGGTAGCTTCTAGGAGCAGCAATTCAATGGGGTCtcatgatgtttttttcttttatttggggGTTGTCACATAGGTGTATATCCATATTCCTGGTGCTAAGAAATTGATGATTGAAATGCCTCTGGTGATTGGCACTATTCCATGTATTGGATTTTCAAGCAGAAACTCCAGCATTACCAGCCAGTTCAGTATGGATATGAGTTGGCTGGCATTGACCATGCCAGAACACCCCGAAGGTAACCCATATTGAACTCTTTACAATACAGCACAGTACTGTCTACGACAGAAGGAGAGTAGGGCCAGTCTAAGGGCACTGCTAGGGCTGTAGGCCATTAAAGCATGACTCAGGAGGAGCGAGGCACATAAATCTAAGTCAAGATCCAAAAGGACTGGTGAGGATACCCTAACTCCAGCCTGCTTTAAGTCTCTCTTTACTCCTGTCTGACTgctggatgagcggtcagtgaagtggatagagaactggctgaatggcagaactcagagggttgtcatcagcggctccgagtctagttggaggctggtaacaagtggtgtcccccaggggtcagtactgggcccagtcttgtttaacttcttcatcaatgacccggatgaagagttagaatgtaccctcagcaagtttgctgatgacaccaaactgggaggtgtggtagacacaccggaaggctgtgctgccattcagcgtgacctggataggctggaaagctgggcagagaggaacctgatgaggttcaacaaaggcaaatgcagggtcctgcacctggggaggaacaaccccaggcaccagtacaggcttgggacggacctgctggagtgcagctctgcggagagggacctgggtgtcctggtggacgacaggttgaccatgagccagcagtgtgccctggctgccaagaaagcaaatggaatcctggggtgcatcaagaagagtgtggccagcaggatgagggaggttctccttctcctctacactgccctggtgaggccccatctggagtactgtgtccagttctgggctccccagttcaagaaagatgaagagctactggagagagtccagcggagggctacaaggatgatgaggggactggaacatctcccctatgaggagaggctgagggagctgggcttgttcagcctgaagaagagaaggctgagaggggacctaataaatgcttataaatatctgaagggtgggtgtcaggaggatggggccaagctcttttcagtggtgcccagtgacaggacaaggggcaatgggcacaaaatgaggcacaggaagttccatctgaacatgaggaagaacttcttccctctgagggtgacggagccctggaacaggctgcccagggaggttgtggagtctccttctctggagatattcaagacccgcctggacaaggtcctgtgcagcctgctgtaggtgaccctgctttggcaggggggttggactagatgacccacagaggtcccttccaacccctactattctgtgattctgtgaatcttgaAATAACTGACTTCTAATAGTGGGAATTCTACTTTGGAGGTAGATGTCTTAAAGCTAATCATTACTGAATGTATCTTGATAGAACACAGGTTTGTTGCTGGAGTAGCCCTAAAAGCATCTATAGTGTTCCTGCTGAATCACCTAAGCTTACTAAAAATGTAATTCTAGTTAAAGTATTTATGAGTATAGTGCACTTTATACAATGTGACAATAGTACAACGTTTAATTAATACAGTCTGCGTGGTCTTGGATGCTGTAATACATATGTTGTCTTGCTGTAAGTGAATAGTTTGAAATTTGACACTAGCATCTCTTGTGTTTCAGCACCACCAAATTATGCTGATGTAGTGTCTGAGGAAGAGTTCTCCAGACATGTTCCTGCTTATTCACCACCAATTGACTGCGAAGAACAATTATGTTGTCCTGTCTTTGCTTATATACAAGAGTTCCGGTTTCAGCCTCCACCTCTTTATTCAGAGGTAAGAAAATAAACAGCAGGTGCTGTTTTTATTGTCagatggcaaaaaaaagaaaaaccccacatacAAAAATGCAAGAATTATAGGCAGTAATTGttgcctttcttctctctgtaGATTGATCCACATCCAACTGATGTAGAAGAAGTTCAGCCTGTTTCATTCATGCTCTGAAGAGAGTTTGTGATGAGCATCATTGTGATGAATGTCTTAAATCTTTCTGCTGCTTAAGCTGATCGTGCAGCTAAAAAggaaacttttctttttcaacaCTTAAGTTTGTGTAcaagaaaggcaaaggaaaatggAGAGGGAGGTATGAGCACGTTTGGTGATGGAAGAGAATCTGCTGGATTAGTCTGCACAGAGGTTACTGTGGGAGCAGCTATGCTTGGGATACTTGAAGTACCCGAAAACACCGAAGGCTTTCTAACAAGTGGATATACTACATAAAGTACGAAGAGGAGATGTAAGGATCTTCAGAAGAGAAAAGAATTTATATTTTGTTTGGAACACTCTGGAAGAATTTACGTGATGATGTTGACAACTTCTGTAGTAGAACCTGTGTAGTAGAACAGAATGTGGGGtgagaaaacatttccaaaatattCCAGTCTTCAAGGGGCTTCAGTTTGGCACTGTTGGCATCCAAGAAAGGAACACTACTAAAATGTGAAGTCTTCACTCGAGCTTAATTTTGTATTTGGTGAGAACCTGTCCTTCTAACAACTGCCACGTGGTACTATTGCATCAATTGTGCTGATTCTAAAGACATCGTGGATGACAGAATAGCTATTATGCAATATCACGAAGGCAACCATTTACTGAATTAGACGCAAGTatgtaaaaagaaaactgaact
Above is a window of Opisthocomus hoazin isolate bOpiHoa1 chromosome 10, bOpiHoa1.hap1, whole genome shotgun sequence DNA encoding:
- the ARRDC4 gene encoding arrestin domain-containing protein 4 → MAAAGPGLGPGAGGAVKTLALVLEDEARRGGGGYCSGDTVSGQVLLELAGPLPLRGLRLEAAGRARVAWNESSGAVPGARTWGVAVRAPGPGPRREAEVRYLDVRQSLLRDPPEGEESLILLDGRHEFPFSFQLPQEPLVTSFAGKYGSIQYYVKAVLERPAAPDQSVQTELQVISHIDVSSPALLTPVLRSQEKMVGCWFFTSGPVSLSAKIERKGYCNGEAIPIYAEIENCSSRLIVPKAAIFQTQTYLASGKTKTFRQMVANVRGNHIASGSTDTWNGKTLKIPPVSPSILDCCIIRVEYSLAVYIHIPGAKKLMIEMPLVIGTIPCIGFSSRNSSITSQFSMDMSWLALTMPEHPEAPPNYADVVSEEEFSRHVPAYSPPIDCEEQLCCPVFAYIQEFRFQPPPLYSEIDPHPTDVEEVQPVSFML